One genomic window of Eptesicus fuscus isolate TK198812 chromosome 6, DD_ASM_mEF_20220401, whole genome shotgun sequence includes the following:
- the C1QTNF2 gene encoding complement C1q tumor necrosis factor-related protein 2: MMSAAPQDPSKVTTMIPWVLLACALPCAADPLLGAFARKDFQKGSPQLVCSLPGPQGPPGPPGAPGPSGMVGRMGFPGKDGQDGQDGDRGDSGEEGPPGRTGNRGKPGPKGKAGAIGKAGPRGPKGVSGAPGKHGTPGKKGPKGKKGEPGLPGPCSCGSGQARSAFSVAVTKSYPRERLPIKFDKILMNEGGHYNASSGKFICSVPGIYYFTYDITLANKHLAIGLVHNGQYRIRTFDANTGNHDVASGSTILALKQGDEVWLQIFYSEQNGLFYDPYWTDSLFTGFLIYADQEDPNEV, translated from the exons GTGACCACCATGATCCCCTGGGTGCTCTTGGCCTGTGCGCTCCCTTGTGCGGCCGACCCTCTGCTTGGTGCCTTCGCCCGCAAGGATTTCCAGAAGGGCTCCCCTCAACTTGTCTGCAGCCTACCTGGCCCCCAgggtccccccggccccccaggagccccagggccCTCAGGAATGGTGGGAAGGATGGGCTTTCCCGGCAAAGACGGCCAGGATGGCCAGGACGGGGACCGGGGGGACAGTGGAGAGGAAG GTCCACCTGGCCGGACAGGTAACCGGGGAAAACCAGGACCAAAGGGCAAAGCCGGGGCCATTGGAAAGGCTGGCCCTCGCGGCCCCAAAGGGGTGAGTGGTGCCCCAGGGAAGCACGGCACACCGGGCAAGAAGGGGCCCAAGGGCAAGAAGGGGGAGCCGGGCCTCCCGGGCCCCTGCAGCTGCGGCAGTGGCCAGGCCAGGTCGGCCTTCTCGGTGGCGGTGACCAAGAGCTACCCACGGGAGCGGCTGCCCATCAAGTTCGACAAGATCCTGATGAACGAGGGCGGCCACTACAACGCGTCCAGCGGCAAGTTCATCTGCAGCGTGCCAGGGATCTACTACTTCACCTACGACATCACGCTGGCCAACAAGCACCTGGCCATCGGCCTGGTGCACAACGGCCAGTACCGCATCCGGACCTTCGACGCCAACACGGGCAACCACGACGTGGCCTCGGGCTCCACCATCCTGGCTCTCAAGCAGGGTGACGAGGTCTGGCTCCAGATCTTCTACTCAGAGCAGAATGGGCTCTTCTACGACCCTTACTGGACCGACAGCCTCTTCACAGGCTTTCTCATCTACGCCGACCAGGAGGACCCCAATGAGGTGTAG